In the genome of Microtus ochrogaster isolate Prairie Vole_2 unplaced genomic scaffold, MicOch1.0 UNK38, whole genome shotgun sequence, one region contains:
- the Ints11 gene encoding integrator complex subunit 11, with protein MPEIRVTPLGAGQDVGRSCILVSISGKNVMLDCGMHMGYNDDRRFPDFSYITQSGRLTDFLDCVIISHFHLDHCGALPYFSEMVGYDGPIYMTHPTQAICPILLEDYRKIAVDKKGEANFFTSQMIKDCMKKVVAVHLHQTVQVDDELEIKAYYAGHVLGAAMFQIKVGSESVVYTGDYNMTPDRHLGAAWIDKCRPNLLITESTYATTIRDSKRCRERDFLKKVHETVERGGKVLIPVFALGRAQELCILLETFWERMNLKVPIYFSTGLTEKANHYYKLFITWTNQKIRKTFVQRNMFEFKHIKAFDRTFADNPGPMVVFATPGMLHAGQSLQIFRKWAGNEKNMVIMPGYCVQGTVGHKILSGQRKLEMEGRQVLEVKMQVEYMSFSAHADAKGIMQLVGQAEPESVLLVHGEAKKMEFLRQKIEQEFRVSCYMPANGETVTLPTSPSIPVGISLGLLKREMVQGLLPEAKKPRLLHGTLIMKDSSFRLVSSEQALKELGLAEHQLRFTCRVHLQDTRKEQETALRVYSHLKSTLKDHCVQHLPDGSVTVESILIQAAAHSEDPGTKVLLVSWTYQDEELGSFLTALLKNGLPQAPS; from the exons ATGCCTGAAATAAGAGTCACGCCCTTGG GGGCTGGCCAGGATGTGGGCCGCAGCTGCATCTTGGTCTCCATTTCCGGCAAGAATGTCATGTTGGACTGTGGGATGCACATGGGCTACAATGATGAT AGGCGATTCCCAGACTTTTCCTACATCACCCAGAGTGGCCGGCTGACTGACTTTCTAGACTGCGTAATCATCAG CCATTTCCACCTGGACCACTGTGGGGCACTCCCTTACTTCAGTGAGATGGTGGGCTACGATGGGCCCATCTATATGACCCACCCCACCCAGGCCATCTGCCCCATCCTGTTGGAAGACTACCGCAAGATCGCAGTGGACAAGAAGGGCGAGGCAAATTTCTTCACTTCTCAGATGATCAAGGATTGTATGAAGAAGGTGGTAGCCGTTCACCTGCACCAGACGGTTCAG GTGGATGATGAACTGGAAATCAAAGCATACTATGCAGGCCATGTACTGGGGGCAGCCATGTTCCAGATTAAAGTGGGCTCAGAGTCTGTGGTCTACACG GGTGATTATAACATGACCCCAGACCGGCATTTGGG GGCTGCATGGATTGACAAGTGTCGCCCCAACTTGCTAATCACAGAATCCACGTATGCCACAACTATCCGGGATTCCAAACGCTGCAGAGAGCGAGATTTCCTGAAGAAAGTTCATGAGACTGTGGAGCGTGGTGGGAAG GTGCTGATCCCTGTGTTTGCACTGGGCCGGGCACAAGAGCTGTGCATCCTGCTGGAGACCTTCTG GGAACGCATGAACCTGAAGGTGCCCATCTACTTCTCTACGGGCTTGACAGAGAAGGCCAACCACTACTATAAGCTCTTCATCACCTGGACCAACCAGAAGATACGTAAGACTTTTGTCCAGAGGAACATGTTTGAGTTTAAGCACATCAAAGCCTTTGACCGGACATTTGCTGACAATCCAGGTCCCATG GTTGTGTTTGCCACACCTGGAATGCTGCATGCTGGCCAATCTCTGCAGATCTTCCGAAAGTGGGCAGGAAATGAGAAGAACATG GTTATCATGCCTGGCTACTGTGTGCAAGGCACTGTGGGCCACAAGATCCTTAGTGGGCAACGAAAACTGGAGATGGAAGGGCGTCAGGTG CTAGAAGTAAAGATGCAAGTGGAATACATGTCATTCAGTGCCCATGCTGATGCCAAGGGTATCATGCAACTAGTGGGACAAGCAGAGCCGGAGAGTGTGCTGCTGGTGCATGGCGAGGCCAAGAAGATGGAGTTCTTGAGGCAGAAGATTGAGCAGGAATTTC GAGTCAGCTGCTACATGCCAGCCAATGGCGAGACAGTGACGCTGCCCACGAGCCCCAGCATTCCTGTAGGCATCTCCCTGGGGCTGCTGAAGCGGGAAATGGTGCAGG GACTGCTCCCTGAGGCCAAAAAGCCTCGGCTCTTGCATGGCACACTAATTATGAAAGACAGT AGTTTCCGGCTGGTATCCTCAGAGCAAGCCCTCAAAGAGTTGGGCCTGGCTGAGCACCAACTGCGCTTTACCTGTCGTGTGCACCTGCAGGACACACGCAAAGAGCAAGAAACAGCCCTACGTGTGTACAGTCACCTCAAGAG CACCCTCAAGGACCACTGTGTACAGCACCTCCCTGATGGCTCTGTGACTGTGGAGTCCATTCTTATCCAGGCTGCTGCTCACTCGGAGGACCCTGGTACTAAGGTGCTATTGGTCTCCTGGACCTACCAG GATGAAGAGCTGGGAAGCTTCCTCACAGCACTGCTCAAGAATGGCCTTCCTCAGGCGCCCAGCTGA
- the Pusl1 gene encoding tRNA pseudouridine synthase-like 1 isoform X2 translates to MRRCTPLPVTVLCPQPPGSSSWAGRGGWDSESGVAAVRGNHRAVGVQNFLEEAAKRLNSVEPIRFTISSRTDAGVHALSNAAHLDICRRSGLPPYSPEVVTQALNTHLKHRDIRVLKAFRVPNDFHARRAATSRTYLYRLATGCSWPDQLPVFEQNVCWALQTKCLDVAAMQEAAQHLVGTHDFSAFQSAGSPTTNPVRTLRRVSVSSGPASLFTLPQESRKLQFWTLEFESQSFLYRQVRRMTAVLVAVGQGTLTPTQVKAILESQDPLGKYQTRVAPARGLFLKSVLYDDFGPTS, encoded by the exons ATGCGCCGCTGCACCCCGTTGCCTGTCACCGTTCTCTGTCCTCAGCCACCGGGGTCAAGCAGCTGGGCCGGCCGCGGCGGTTGGGATTCGGAGAG TGGGGTCGCGGCCGTGAGGGGTAACCATCGCGCTGTTGGGGTGCAGAACTTCCTGGAG GAGGCCGCCAAGCGCCTGAACTCCGTTGAGCCCATCAGGTTTACTATCTCCAGCCGCACTGATGCCGGAGTGCATGCCCTGAGCAACGCGGCGCACCTGGACATCTGTCGCCGCTCAGGCCTGCCGCCTTATTCCCCGGAGGTCGTGACCCAGGCCCTCAATACCCACCTGAAGCACCGCGACATTCG AGTACTGAAGGCCTTCCGAGTGCCCAATGACTTCCATGCTCGCCGTGCAGCCACCTCCAGAACCTACCTATACCGTCTGGCCACAGGCTGCTCCTGGCCTGATCAGCTGCCTGTGTTTGAGCAGAATGTATGCTGGGCTCTCCAGACGAA GTGCCTGGATGTGGCTGCCATGCAGGAGGCTGCCCAGCACCTCGTCGGGACACATGATTTCAGTGCTTTCCAGTCTGCCGGCAGCCCAACCACAAATCCCGTGCGCACACTACGAAGAGTCTCTGTGTCTTCTGGTCCAGCCAGCCTATTTACCCTCCCCCAGGAGAGCAG GAAGCTGCAGTTCTGGACGCTGGAGTTTGAAAGCCAGTCTTTCCTGTATCGACAG GTACGGAGGATGACAGCTGTGCTGGTGGCTGTGGGGCAAGGGACTCTGACACCTACACAGGTGAAAGCCATTCTGGAGAGTCAAGATCCCTTGGGCAAGTATCAGACTCGAGTTGCCCCAGCCCGTGGCTTGTTCTTGAAGTCAGTGCTATATGATGATTTCG GTCCTACATCCTGA
- the Pusl1 gene encoding tRNA pseudouridine synthase-like 1 isoform X5, which yields MRRCTPLPVTVLCPQPPGSSSWAGRGGWDSESGVAAVRGNHRAVGVQNFLEEAAKRLNSVEPIRFTISSRTDAGVHALSNAAHLDICRRSGLPPYSPEVVTQALNTHLKHRDIRVLKAFRVPNDFHARRAATSRTYLYRLATGCSWPDQLPVFEQNVCWALQTKCLDVAAMQEAAQHLVGTHDFSAFQSAGSPTTNPVRTLRRVSVSSGPASLFTLPQESRKLQFWTLEFESQSFLYRQVGCTRPSQGASDRHL from the exons ATGCGCCGCTGCACCCCGTTGCCTGTCACCGTTCTCTGTCCTCAGCCACCGGGGTCAAGCAGCTGGGCCGGCCGCGGCGGTTGGGATTCGGAGAG TGGGGTCGCGGCCGTGAGGGGTAACCATCGCGCTGTTGGGGTGCAGAACTTCCTGGAG GAGGCCGCCAAGCGCCTGAACTCCGTTGAGCCCATCAGGTTTACTATCTCCAGCCGCACTGATGCCGGAGTGCATGCCCTGAGCAACGCGGCGCACCTGGACATCTGTCGCCGCTCAGGCCTGCCGCCTTATTCCCCGGAGGTCGTGACCCAGGCCCTCAATACCCACCTGAAGCACCGCGACATTCG AGTACTGAAGGCCTTCCGAGTGCCCAATGACTTCCATGCTCGCCGTGCAGCCACCTCCAGAACCTACCTATACCGTCTGGCCACAGGCTGCTCCTGGCCTGATCAGCTGCCTGTGTTTGAGCAGAATGTATGCTGGGCTCTCCAGACGAA GTGCCTGGATGTGGCTGCCATGCAGGAGGCTGCCCAGCACCTCGTCGGGACACATGATTTCAGTGCTTTCCAGTCTGCCGGCAGCCCAACCACAAATCCCGTGCGCACACTACGAAGAGTCTCTGTGTCTTCTGGTCCAGCCAGCCTATTTACCCTCCCCCAGGAGAGCAG GAAGCTGCAGTTCTGGACGCTGGAGTTTGAAAGCCAGTCTTTCCTGTATCGACAGGTAGGCTGTACTAGACCCTCCCAAGGTGCATCAGATAGACACCTGTGA
- the Pusl1 gene encoding tRNA pseudouridine synthase-like 1 isoform X3 — MRRCTPLPVTVLCPQPPGSSSWAGRGGWDSESGVAAVRGNHRAVGVQNFLEEAAKRLNSVEPIRFTISSRTDAGVHALSNAAHLDICRRSGLPPYSPEVVTQALNTHLKHRDIRVLKAFRVPNDFHARRAATSRTYLYRLATGCSWPDQLPVFEQNVCWALQTKCLDVAAMQEAAQHLVGTHDFSAFQSAGSPTTNPVRTLRRVSVSSGPASLFTLPQESRKLQFWTLEFESQSFLYRQVRRMTAVLVAVGQGTLTPTQVKAILESQDPLGPTS, encoded by the exons ATGCGCCGCTGCACCCCGTTGCCTGTCACCGTTCTCTGTCCTCAGCCACCGGGGTCAAGCAGCTGGGCCGGCCGCGGCGGTTGGGATTCGGAGAG TGGGGTCGCGGCCGTGAGGGGTAACCATCGCGCTGTTGGGGTGCAGAACTTCCTGGAG GAGGCCGCCAAGCGCCTGAACTCCGTTGAGCCCATCAGGTTTACTATCTCCAGCCGCACTGATGCCGGAGTGCATGCCCTGAGCAACGCGGCGCACCTGGACATCTGTCGCCGCTCAGGCCTGCCGCCTTATTCCCCGGAGGTCGTGACCCAGGCCCTCAATACCCACCTGAAGCACCGCGACATTCG AGTACTGAAGGCCTTCCGAGTGCCCAATGACTTCCATGCTCGCCGTGCAGCCACCTCCAGAACCTACCTATACCGTCTGGCCACAGGCTGCTCCTGGCCTGATCAGCTGCCTGTGTTTGAGCAGAATGTATGCTGGGCTCTCCAGACGAA GTGCCTGGATGTGGCTGCCATGCAGGAGGCTGCCCAGCACCTCGTCGGGACACATGATTTCAGTGCTTTCCAGTCTGCCGGCAGCCCAACCACAAATCCCGTGCGCACACTACGAAGAGTCTCTGTGTCTTCTGGTCCAGCCAGCCTATTTACCCTCCCCCAGGAGAGCAG GAAGCTGCAGTTCTGGACGCTGGAGTTTGAAAGCCAGTCTTTCCTGTATCGACAG GTACGGAGGATGACAGCTGTGCTGGTGGCTGTGGGGCAAGGGACTCTGACACCTACACAGGTGAAAGCCATTCTGGAGAGTCAAGATCCCTTGG GTCCTACATCCTGA
- the Pusl1 gene encoding tRNA pseudouridine synthase-like 1 isoform X1 — MRRCTPLPVTVLCPQPPGSSSWAGRGGWDSESGVAAVRGNHRAVGVQNFLEEAAKRLNSVEPIRFTISSRTDAGVHALSNAAHLDICRRSGLPPYSPEVVTQALNTHLKHRDIRVLKAFRVPNDFHARRAATSRTYLYRLATGCSWPDQLPVFEQNVCWALQTKCLDVAAMQEAAQHLVGTHDFSAFQSAGSPTTNPVRTLRRVSVSSGPASLFTLPQESRKLQFWTLEFESQSFLYRQVRRMTAVLVAVGQGTLTPTQVKAILESQDPLGKYQTRVAPARGLFLKSVLYDDFGKRGWDRKDLGPH, encoded by the exons ATGCGCCGCTGCACCCCGTTGCCTGTCACCGTTCTCTGTCCTCAGCCACCGGGGTCAAGCAGCTGGGCCGGCCGCGGCGGTTGGGATTCGGAGAG TGGGGTCGCGGCCGTGAGGGGTAACCATCGCGCTGTTGGGGTGCAGAACTTCCTGGAG GAGGCCGCCAAGCGCCTGAACTCCGTTGAGCCCATCAGGTTTACTATCTCCAGCCGCACTGATGCCGGAGTGCATGCCCTGAGCAACGCGGCGCACCTGGACATCTGTCGCCGCTCAGGCCTGCCGCCTTATTCCCCGGAGGTCGTGACCCAGGCCCTCAATACCCACCTGAAGCACCGCGACATTCG AGTACTGAAGGCCTTCCGAGTGCCCAATGACTTCCATGCTCGCCGTGCAGCCACCTCCAGAACCTACCTATACCGTCTGGCCACAGGCTGCTCCTGGCCTGATCAGCTGCCTGTGTTTGAGCAGAATGTATGCTGGGCTCTCCAGACGAA GTGCCTGGATGTGGCTGCCATGCAGGAGGCTGCCCAGCACCTCGTCGGGACACATGATTTCAGTGCTTTCCAGTCTGCCGGCAGCCCAACCACAAATCCCGTGCGCACACTACGAAGAGTCTCTGTGTCTTCTGGTCCAGCCAGCCTATTTACCCTCCCCCAGGAGAGCAG GAAGCTGCAGTTCTGGACGCTGGAGTTTGAAAGCCAGTCTTTCCTGTATCGACAG GTACGGAGGATGACAGCTGTGCTGGTGGCTGTGGGGCAAGGGACTCTGACACCTACACAGGTGAAAGCCATTCTGGAGAGTCAAGATCCCTTGGGCAAGTATCAGACTCGAGTTGCCCCAGCCCGTGGCTTGTTCTTGAAGTCAGTGCTATATGATGATTTCGGTAAGAGGGGATGGGATAGGAAAGACCTGGGTCCTCACTGA
- the Acap3 gene encoding arf-GAP with coiled-coil, ANK repeat and PH domain-containing protein 3 produces MTVEFEECIKDSPRFRATIDEVETDVVEIEAKLDKLVKLCSGMIEAGKAYVTTNRLFVSGVRDLSLQCQGDTVISECLQRFGDSLQEMVNYHTILFDQAQRSVRQQLHNFVKEDVRKFKETKKQFDKVREDMELSLVRNAQAPRHRPHEVEEATGALTLTRKCFRHLALDYVLQINVLQAKKKFEILDSMLSFMHAQYSFFQQGYSLLHQLDPYMKKLAAELDQLVIDSAVEKREMERKHAAIQQRTLLQDFSYDEPKVEFDVDAPSGVVMEGYLFKRASNAFKTWNRRWFSIQNSQLVYQKKLKDALTVVVDDLRLCSVKPCEDIERRFCFEVVSPTKSCMLQADSEKLRQAWVQAVQASIASAYRESPDSCYSERLDRTASPSTSSIDSTTDSRERGVKGESVLQRVQSVAGNSQCGDCGQPDPRWASINLGVLLCIECSGIHRSLGVHCSKVRSLTLDSWEPELLKLMCELGNSTMNQIYEAQCEGPGIRKPTASSSRQDKEAWIKDKYVEKKFLRKLTSAPTREAPRRWRAQKCQRPQSSPHAPSTRRKVRLEPVLPSIAALSSAGTVERKFRRDSLFCPDELDSLFSYFDAGAAGAGPRSLSSDSGLGGSSDGSSDVLAFGTGSVVDSVTEEEGAESEESNSEADGDSEAWSLADVRELHPGLLAHQAARTRDLPALAAALAHGAEVNWADAADEGKTPLVQAVLGGSLIVCEFLLQNGADVNQRDSLGRAPLHHATLLGRTGQVCLFLKRGADQHALDQEQQDPLTIAIQAANADIVTLLRLARMAEEMREAEAAPGQPGPLPGSSPTELQYRRCIQEFIGLHLEES; encoded by the exons ATGACGGTAGAGTTCGAGGAATGCATCAAGGACTCGCCGCGCTTTAG GGCAACCATTGATGAGGTAGAAACTGATGTGGTTGAGATCGAAGCTAAACTGGACAAG CTGGTCAAACTGTGCAGCGGCATGATCGAAGCTGGCAAGGCATATGTTACCACCAACAGGCTCTTCGTGAGCGGTGTCCGAGACCTGTCCCTGCAGTGCCAGGGTGACACCGTCATTTCG GAATGCCTGCAGAGGTTTGGAGACAGCCTGCAGGAGATGGTCAACTATCACACG aTCCTGTTTGACCAGGCCCAGAGGTCGGTGCGGCAGCAGCTCCACAACTTTGTCAAAGA GGATGTGCGCAAgttcaaagagacaaagaagcagTTTGACAAAGTGCGGGAGGACATGGAGTTGTCCTTGGTGAGGAATGCCCAGGCCCCAAGGCACCGGCCCCATGAAGTAGAGGAGGCCACAGGTGCCCTCACTCTCACCCGGAAGTGCTTCCGCCACTTGGCGTTGGACTACGTGCTCCAG ATCAACGTCCTCCAGGCCAAGAAGAAGTTTGAGATCTTAGATTCT ATGCTGTCTTTTATGCATGCCCAGTACAGTTTCTTCCAGCAGGGATACAGTCTTCTCCACCAGCTGGACCCCTACATGAAGAAGCTGGCAGCCGAG CTGGACCAGCTTGTGATTGACTCTGCCGTGGAGAAGCGTGAGATGGAACGCAAGCATGCTGCCATTCAGCAACGG ACACTGCTGCAG GACTTTTCCTACGATGAGCCAAAAGTGGAGTTTGATGTGGATGCACCAAGTGGCGTGGTAATGGAGGGCTACCTCTTTAAGAGAGCCAGCAATGCCTTCAAGACATGGAACCG ACGATGGTTCTCCATTCAGAACAGCCAGCTGGTCTACCAGAAGAAACTCAAG GATGCGCTGACTGTGGTGGTTGACGACCTGCGTCTATGCTCCGTGAAGCCGTGTGAGGACATTGAGCGGAGGTTCTGCTTTGAAGTTGTGTCACCTACCAA GAGCTGTATGCTACAGGCTGACtctgagaagctgagacaggctTGGGTTCAAGCTGTGCAGGCCAGCATTGCCTCTGCCTACCGGGAAAGTCCAGACAGCTGCTATAGTGAG AGGCTGGACCGCACAGCATCACCGTCAACAAGCAGCATTGATTCCACCACGGACTCTCGGGAACGTGGAGTCAAGGGCGAGAGCGTGCTGCAGCGTGTTCAGAGCGTGGCTGGCAACAGCCAGTGTGGCGACTGTGGCCAGCCAGACCCTCGCTGGGCCAGCATCAACCTGGGTGTGCTGCTCTGTATTGAGTGCTCCGGCATCCACAG GAGCTTGGGTGTTCACTGCTCTAAGGTACGGTCCCTGACACTGGATTCCTGGGAGCCAGAGCTGCTAAAG CTGATGTGTGAGCTTGGGAATAGTACCATGAACCAGATCTATGAGGCCCAGTGTGAGGGCCCAGGCATTAGAAAACCCACAGCCAGCAGTTCCAG ACAGGACAAAGAGGCATGGATTAAGGACAAATATGTTGAAAAGAAGTTTCTGAGGAAGCTGACCTCTGCACCAACCCGAGAAGCCCCAAGACGCTGGAGGGCACAGAAGTGCCAGCGCCCTCAAAGCTCCCCCCACGCCCCTTCTACCCGCCGCAAGGTCCGGCTTGAGCCTGTCCTGCCCTCCATCGCTGCTTTGTCCTCAG CTGGCACTGTGGAGCGCAAGTTCCGCCGAGACTCCCTCTTCTGCCCAGATGAGCTGGACTCCCTCTTCTCCTACTTTGATGCAGGGGCTGCTGGGGCTGGTCCACGCA GTCTAAGCAGTGACAGTGGTCTCGGAGGCAGCTCTGATGGCAGTTCAGATGTCCTGGCCTTCGGCACAGGTTCTGTGGTGGACAGTGTCACCGAGGAAG AGGGTGCTGAGTCTGAGGAGTCCAACAGTGAGGCAGATGGAGACTCTGAGGCCTGGAGCCTGGCAGATGTGCGTGAACTGCACCCTGGGCTACTGGCACACCAAGCAGCACGGACTCGCGATCTCCCTGCACTGGCTGCAGCACTGGCCCATGGAGCTGAAGTCAACTGGGCTGATGCAGCAGATGAGGGCAAGACGCCACTGGTACAAGCCGTGTTAGGG GGTTCCTTGATTGTCTGCGAGTTCCTTCTGCAAAATGGAGCTGATGTGAACCAAAGAGACAGCCTTGGCCGGGCACCCTTGCACCATGCTACACTCTTGGGCCGCACTGG CCAGGTCTGTCTATTCCTGAAGCGGGGGGCTGACCAGCATGCCCTGGACCAGGAGCAGCAGGATCCGCTGACCATCGCAATTCAAGCGGCGAACGCTGACATTGTCACACT ACTCCGCCTGGCCCGCATGGCTGAGGAGATGAGAGAAGCTGAGGCGGCTCCTGGCCAGCCAGGCCCCCTGCCAGGAAGCAGTCCTACCGAGCTGCAGTACCGCAGGTGCATCCAGGAGTTCATTGGCCTCCACTTGGAGGAAAGCTAG
- the Pusl1 gene encoding tRNA pseudouridine synthase-like 1 isoform X4 has translation MRRCTPLPVTVLCPQPPGSSSWAGRGGWDSESGVAAVRGNHRAVGVQNFLEEAAKRLNSVEPIRFTISSRTDAGVHALSNAAHLDICRRSGLPPYSPEVVTQALNTHLKHRDIRVLKAFRVPNDFHARRAATSRTYLYRLATGCSWPDQLPVFEQNVCWALQTKCLDVAAMQEAAQHLVGTHDFSAFQSAGSPTTNPVRTLRRVSVSSGPASLFTLPQESRLQGKSCNTHSISGTGGQLGKNPRWMDEPLNQNFNLYLA, from the exons ATGCGCCGCTGCACCCCGTTGCCTGTCACCGTTCTCTGTCCTCAGCCACCGGGGTCAAGCAGCTGGGCCGGCCGCGGCGGTTGGGATTCGGAGAG TGGGGTCGCGGCCGTGAGGGGTAACCATCGCGCTGTTGGGGTGCAGAACTTCCTGGAG GAGGCCGCCAAGCGCCTGAACTCCGTTGAGCCCATCAGGTTTACTATCTCCAGCCGCACTGATGCCGGAGTGCATGCCCTGAGCAACGCGGCGCACCTGGACATCTGTCGCCGCTCAGGCCTGCCGCCTTATTCCCCGGAGGTCGTGACCCAGGCCCTCAATACCCACCTGAAGCACCGCGACATTCG AGTACTGAAGGCCTTCCGAGTGCCCAATGACTTCCATGCTCGCCGTGCAGCCACCTCCAGAACCTACCTATACCGTCTGGCCACAGGCTGCTCCTGGCCTGATCAGCTGCCTGTGTTTGAGCAGAATGTATGCTGGGCTCTCCAGACGAA GTGCCTGGATGTGGCTGCCATGCAGGAGGCTGCCCAGCACCTCGTCGGGACACATGATTTCAGTGCTTTCCAGTCTGCCGGCAGCCCAACCACAAATCCCGTGCGCACACTACGAAGAGTCTCTGTGTCTTCTGGTCCAGCCAGCCTATTTACCCTCCCCCAGGAGAGCAG ACTGCAGGGAAAGTCATGCAATACCCACTCGATCTCTGGAACTGGTGGTCAACTAGGCAAGAACCCACGCTGGATGGATGAGCCTTTAAACCAGAACTTCAATCTTTATCTTGCCTGA